Proteins encoded in a region of the Homo sapiens chromosome 9, GRCh38.p14 Primary Assembly genome:
- the NSMF gene encoding NMDA receptor synaptonuclear signaling and neuronal migration factor isoform c (isoform c is encoded by transcript variant 3): MGAAASRRRALRSEAMSSVAAKVRAARAFGEYLSQSHPENRNGADHLLADAYSGHDGSPEMQPAPQNKRRLSLVSNGCYEGSLSEEPSIRKPAGEGPQPRVYTISGEPALLPSPEAEAIELAVVKGRRQRHPHHHSQPLRASPGGSREDVSRPCQSWAGSRQGSKECPGCAQLAPGPTPRAFGLDQPPLPETSGRRKKLERMYSVDRVSDDIPIRTWFPKENLFSFQTATTTMQAISNFRKHLRMVGSRRVKAQTFAERRERSFSRSWSDPTPMKADTSHDSRDSSDLQSSHCTLDEAFEDLDWDTEKGLEAVACDTEGFVPPKVMLISSKVPKAEYIPTIIRRDDPSIIPILYDHEHATFEDILEEIERKLNVYHKGAKIWKMLIFCQGGPGHLYLLKNKVATFAKVEKEEDMIHFWKRLSRLMSKVNPEPNVIHIMGCYILGNPNGEKLFQNLRTLMTPYRVTFESPLELSAQGKQMIETYFDFRLYRLWKSRQHSKLLDFDDVL; encoded by the exons ATGGGCGCCGCCGCCTCCAGGAGGAGGGCGCTGAGGAGCGAGGCCATGTCCTCGGTGGCGGCCAAAGTGCG AGCAGCCCGAGCGTTTGGAGAGTACCTGTCCCAGAGTCACCCTGAGAACCGCAACGGCGCAG ATCACCTGCTGGCTGATGCCTACTCTGGCCACGACGGGTCCCCCGAGATGCAGCCGGCCCCCCAGAACAAGCGCCGCCTGTCCCTCGTCTCCAACGGCTGCTACGAGGGCAGCCTCTCAGAGGAGCCCAGCATTAGGAAGCCCGCAGGCGAGGGCCCTCAGCCTCGAGTGTACACCATCTCTGGGGAGCCTGCCCTGCTGCCCAGCCCTGAGGCGGAGGCCATTGAGCTGGCGGTGGTGAAGGGGCGGCGGCAGCGGCACCCTCACCATCACAGCCAGCCCCTGCGCGCCAGCCCTGGTGGCAGCCGGGAGGACGTCAGCAGGCCCTGCCAGAGCTGGGCGGGCAGCCGCCAGGGCTCCAAGGAGTGCCCCGGATGTGCCCAGCTGGCTCCTGGCCCCACCCCTCGGGCCTTTGGGCTGGACCAGCCACCTCTGCCTGAGACCTCCGGTCGCCGCAagaagctggagaggatgtaCAGCGTTGACCGTGTGTCTG ACGACATCCCTATTCGTACCTGGTTCCCCAAGGAAAATCTTTTCAGCTTCCAGACAGCAACCACAACTATGCAAGC CATCTC GAACTTCCGCAAACACCTGCGCATGGTCGGCAGCCGGAGGGTGAAGGCCCAGA CGTTCGCTGAGCGGCGCGAGCGGAGCTTCAGCCGGTCCTGGAGCGACCCCACCCCCATGAAAGCCGACACTTCCCACGACTCCCGAGACA GCAGTGACCTGCAGAGCTCCCACTGCACGCTGGACGAGGCCTTCGAGGACCTGGACTGGGACACTGAGAAGGGCCTGGAGGCTGTGGCCTGCGACACCGAAGGCTTCGTGCCACCAAAGGTCATG CTCATTTCCTCCAAGGTGCCCAAGGCTGAGTACATCCCCACTATCATCCGCCGGGATGACCCCTCCATCATCCCCATCCTCTAC GACCATGAGCACGCAACCTTCGAGGACATCCTTG AGGAGATAGAGAGGAAGCTGAACGTCTACCACAAGGGAGCCAAGATCTGGAAAATGCTGATTTTCTGCCAG GGAGGTCCTGGACACCTCTATCTCCTCAAGAACAAGGTGGCCACCTTTGCCAaagtggagaaggaagaggacATGATTCA CTTCTGGAAGCGGCTGAGCCGCCTGATGAGCAAAGTGAACCCAGAGCCGAACGTCATCCACATCATGGGCTGCTACATTCTGGGGAACCCCAATGGAGAGAAG CTGTTCCAGAACCTCAGGACCCTCATGACTCCTTATAGGGTCACCTTCGAGTCACCCCTGGAGCTCTCAGCCCAAG GGAAGCAGATGATCGAGACGTACTTTGACTTCCGGTTGTATCGCCTGTGGAAGAGCCGCCAGCACTCGAAGCTGCTGGACTTTGACGACGTCCTGTGA
- the NSMF gene encoding NMDA receptor synaptonuclear signaling and neuronal migration factor isoform e (isoform e is encoded by transcript variant 5): MGAAASRRRALRSEAMSSVAAKVRAARAFGEYLSQSHPENRNGADHLLADAYSGHDGSPEMQPAPQNKRRLSLVSNGCYEGSLSEEPSIRKPAGEGPQPRVYTISGEPALLPSPEAEAIELAVVKGRRQRHPHHHSQPLRASPGGSREDVSRPCQSWAGSRQGSKECPGCAQLAPGPTPRAFGLDQPPLPETSGRRKKLERMYSVDRVSDDIPIRTWFPKENLFSFQTATTTMQAISVFRGYAERKRRKRENDSASVIQRNFRKHLRMVGSRRVKAQSSDLQSSHCTLDEAFEDLDWDTEKGLEAVACDTEGFVPPKVMLISSKVPKAEYIPTIIRRDDPSIIPILYDHEHATFEDILEEIERKLNVYHKGAKIWKMLIFCQGGPGHLYLLKNKVATFAKVEKEEDMIHFWKRLSRLMSKVNPEPNVIHIMGCYILGNPNGEKLFQNLRTLMTPYRVTFESPLELSAQGKQMIETYFDFRLYRLWKSRQHSKLLDFDDVL; encoded by the exons ATGGGCGCCGCCGCCTCCAGGAGGAGGGCGCTGAGGAGCGAGGCCATGTCCTCGGTGGCGGCCAAAGTGCG AGCAGCCCGAGCGTTTGGAGAGTACCTGTCCCAGAGTCACCCTGAGAACCGCAACGGCGCAG ATCACCTGCTGGCTGATGCCTACTCTGGCCACGACGGGTCCCCCGAGATGCAGCCGGCCCCCCAGAACAAGCGCCGCCTGTCCCTCGTCTCCAACGGCTGCTACGAGGGCAGCCTCTCAGAGGAGCCCAGCATTAGGAAGCCCGCAGGCGAGGGCCCTCAGCCTCGAGTGTACACCATCTCTGGGGAGCCTGCCCTGCTGCCCAGCCCTGAGGCGGAGGCCATTGAGCTGGCGGTGGTGAAGGGGCGGCGGCAGCGGCACCCTCACCATCACAGCCAGCCCCTGCGCGCCAGCCCTGGTGGCAGCCGGGAGGACGTCAGCAGGCCCTGCCAGAGCTGGGCGGGCAGCCGCCAGGGCTCCAAGGAGTGCCCCGGATGTGCCCAGCTGGCTCCTGGCCCCACCCCTCGGGCCTTTGGGCTGGACCAGCCACCTCTGCCTGAGACCTCCGGTCGCCGCAagaagctggagaggatgtaCAGCGTTGACCGTGTGTCTG ACGACATCCCTATTCGTACCTGGTTCCCCAAGGAAAATCTTTTCAGCTTCCAGACAGCAACCACAACTATGCAAGC CATCTC GGTGTTCAGGGGCTACGCGGAGAGGAAGCGCCGGAAACGGGAGAATGATTCCGCGTCTGTAATCCAGAG GAACTTCCGCAAACACCTGCGCATGGTCGGCAGCCGGAGGGTGAAGGCCCAGA GCAGTGACCTGCAGAGCTCCCACTGCACGCTGGACGAGGCCTTCGAGGACCTGGACTGGGACACTGAGAAGGGCCTGGAGGCTGTGGCCTGCGACACCGAAGGCTTCGTGCCACCAAAGGTCATG CTCATTTCCTCCAAGGTGCCCAAGGCTGAGTACATCCCCACTATCATCCGCCGGGATGACCCCTCCATCATCCCCATCCTCTAC GACCATGAGCACGCAACCTTCGAGGACATCCTTG AGGAGATAGAGAGGAAGCTGAACGTCTACCACAAGGGAGCCAAGATCTGGAAAATGCTGATTTTCTGCCAG GGAGGTCCTGGACACCTCTATCTCCTCAAGAACAAGGTGGCCACCTTTGCCAaagtggagaaggaagaggacATGATTCA CTTCTGGAAGCGGCTGAGCCGCCTGATGAGCAAAGTGAACCCAGAGCCGAACGTCATCCACATCATGGGCTGCTACATTCTGGGGAACCCCAATGGAGAGAAG CTGTTCCAGAACCTCAGGACCCTCATGACTCCTTATAGGGTCACCTTCGAGTCACCCCTGGAGCTCTCAGCCCAAG GGAAGCAGATGATCGAGACGTACTTTGACTTCCGGTTGTATCGCCTGTGGAAGAGCCGCCAGCACTCGAAGCTGCTGGACTTTGACGACGTCCTGTGA
- the NSMF gene encoding NMDA receptor synaptonuclear signaling and neuronal migration factor isoform a (isoform a is encoded by transcript variant 1) — protein sequence MGAAASRRRALRSEAMSSVAAKVRAARAFGEYLSQSHPENRNGADHLLADAYSGHDGSPEMQPAPQNKRRLSLVSNGCYEGSLSEEPSIRKPAGEGPQPRVYTISGEPALLPSPEAEAIELAVVKGRRQRHPHHHSQPLRASPGGSREDVSRPCQSWAGSRQGSKECPGCAQLAPGPTPRAFGLDQPPLPETSGRRKKLERMYSVDRVSDDIPIRTWFPKENLFSFQTATTTMQAISVFRGYAERKRRKRENDSASVIQRNFRKHLRMVGSRRVKAQTFAERRERSFSRSWSDPTPMKADTSHDSRDSSDLQSSHCTLDEAFEDLDWDTEKGLEAVACDTEGFVPPKVMLISSKVPKAEYIPTIIRRDDPSIIPILYDHEHATFEDILEEIERKLNVYHKGAKIWKMLIFCQGGPGHLYLLKNKVATFAKVEKEEDMIHFWKRLSRLMSKVNPEPNVIHIMGCYILGNPNGEKLFQNLRTLMTPYRVTFESPLELSAQGKQMIETYFDFRLYRLWKSRQHSKLLDFDDVL from the exons ATGGGCGCCGCCGCCTCCAGGAGGAGGGCGCTGAGGAGCGAGGCCATGTCCTCGGTGGCGGCCAAAGTGCG AGCAGCCCGAGCGTTTGGAGAGTACCTGTCCCAGAGTCACCCTGAGAACCGCAACGGCGCAG ATCACCTGCTGGCTGATGCCTACTCTGGCCACGACGGGTCCCCCGAGATGCAGCCGGCCCCCCAGAACAAGCGCCGCCTGTCCCTCGTCTCCAACGGCTGCTACGAGGGCAGCCTCTCAGAGGAGCCCAGCATTAGGAAGCCCGCAGGCGAGGGCCCTCAGCCTCGAGTGTACACCATCTCTGGGGAGCCTGCCCTGCTGCCCAGCCCTGAGGCGGAGGCCATTGAGCTGGCGGTGGTGAAGGGGCGGCGGCAGCGGCACCCTCACCATCACAGCCAGCCCCTGCGCGCCAGCCCTGGTGGCAGCCGGGAGGACGTCAGCAGGCCCTGCCAGAGCTGGGCGGGCAGCCGCCAGGGCTCCAAGGAGTGCCCCGGATGTGCCCAGCTGGCTCCTGGCCCCACCCCTCGGGCCTTTGGGCTGGACCAGCCACCTCTGCCTGAGACCTCCGGTCGCCGCAagaagctggagaggatgtaCAGCGTTGACCGTGTGTCTG ACGACATCCCTATTCGTACCTGGTTCCCCAAGGAAAATCTTTTCAGCTTCCAGACAGCAACCACAACTATGCAAGC CATCTC GGTGTTCAGGGGCTACGCGGAGAGGAAGCGCCGGAAACGGGAGAATGATTCCGCGTCTGTAATCCAGAG GAACTTCCGCAAACACCTGCGCATGGTCGGCAGCCGGAGGGTGAAGGCCCAGA CGTTCGCTGAGCGGCGCGAGCGGAGCTTCAGCCGGTCCTGGAGCGACCCCACCCCCATGAAAGCCGACACTTCCCACGACTCCCGAGACA GCAGTGACCTGCAGAGCTCCCACTGCACGCTGGACGAGGCCTTCGAGGACCTGGACTGGGACACTGAGAAGGGCCTGGAGGCTGTGGCCTGCGACACCGAAGGCTTCGTGCCACCAAAGGTCATG CTCATTTCCTCCAAGGTGCCCAAGGCTGAGTACATCCCCACTATCATCCGCCGGGATGACCCCTCCATCATCCCCATCCTCTAC GACCATGAGCACGCAACCTTCGAGGACATCCTTG AGGAGATAGAGAGGAAGCTGAACGTCTACCACAAGGGAGCCAAGATCTGGAAAATGCTGATTTTCTGCCAG GGAGGTCCTGGACACCTCTATCTCCTCAAGAACAAGGTGGCCACCTTTGCCAaagtggagaaggaagaggacATGATTCA CTTCTGGAAGCGGCTGAGCCGCCTGATGAGCAAAGTGAACCCAGAGCCGAACGTCATCCACATCATGGGCTGCTACATTCTGGGGAACCCCAATGGAGAGAAG CTGTTCCAGAACCTCAGGACCCTCATGACTCCTTATAGGGTCACCTTCGAGTCACCCCTGGAGCTCTCAGCCCAAG GGAAGCAGATGATCGAGACGTACTTTGACTTCCGGTTGTATCGCCTGTGGAAGAGCCGCCAGCACTCGAAGCTGCTGGACTTTGACGACGTCCTGTGA
- the NSMF gene encoding NMDA receptor synaptonuclear signaling and neuronal migration factor isoform X4 has protein sequence MWPGLQESISPSVLHSEGTCLCLGWGQQQGPPPPLQSHRCVWEAFLPVLDVGPWQGPKFGGGEDLPLRWLKDTEQERGLLQAPSPPWGGADRSPALLQRRQAGSSATWAWRLRANFRKHLRMVGSRRVKAQTFAERRERSFSRSWSDPTPMKADTSHDSRDSSDLQSSHCTLDEAFEDLDWDTEKGLEAVACDTEGFVPPKVMLISSKVPKAEYIPTIIRRDDPSIIPILYDHEHATFEDILEEIERKLNVYHKGAKIWKMLIFCQGGPGHLYLLKNKVATFAKVEKEEDMIHFWKRLSRLMSKVNPEPNVIHIMGCYILGNPNGEKLFQNLRTLMTPYRVTFESPLELSAQGKQMIETYFDFRLYRLWKSRQHSKLLDFDDVL, from the exons ATGTGGCCCGGGCTGCAGGAAAGCATCTCACCCTCAGTCCTGCACTCCGAGGGCACGTGTCTCTGTCTGGGCTGGGGCCAGCAGCAAggcccccctcccccactccaaTCACACAGATGTGTCTGGGAAGCTTTTTTGCCCGTTTTGGATGTTGGGCCTTGGCAGGGTCCAAAGTTTGGTGGAGGAGAGGACCTGCCCCTGAGGTGGCTCAAGGACACAGAGCAGGAGAGGGGGCTCCTGCAGGCCCCCAGCCCGCCATGGGGTGGTGCAGACAGGAGCCCCGCTCTGCTGCAGCGCAGGCAGGCTGGATCCTCTGCCACATGGGCGTGGAGGCTCAGGGC GAACTTCCGCAAACACCTGCGCATGGTCGGCAGCCGGAGGGTGAAGGCCCAGA CGTTCGCTGAGCGGCGCGAGCGGAGCTTCAGCCGGTCCTGGAGCGACCCCACCCCCATGAAAGCCGACACTTCCCACGACTCCCGAGACA GCAGTGACCTGCAGAGCTCCCACTGCACGCTGGACGAGGCCTTCGAGGACCTGGACTGGGACACTGAGAAGGGCCTGGAGGCTGTGGCCTGCGACACCGAAGGCTTCGTGCCACCAAAGGTCATG CTCATTTCCTCCAAGGTGCCCAAGGCTGAGTACATCCCCACTATCATCCGCCGGGATGACCCCTCCATCATCCCCATCCTCTAC GACCATGAGCACGCAACCTTCGAGGACATCCTTG AGGAGATAGAGAGGAAGCTGAACGTCTACCACAAGGGAGCCAAGATCTGGAAAATGCTGATTTTCTGCCAG GGAGGTCCTGGACACCTCTATCTCCTCAAGAACAAGGTGGCCACCTTTGCCAaagtggagaaggaagaggacATGATTCA CTTCTGGAAGCGGCTGAGCCGCCTGATGAGCAAAGTGAACCCAGAGCCGAACGTCATCCACATCATGGGCTGCTACATTCTGGGGAACCCCAATGGAGAGAAG CTGTTCCAGAACCTCAGGACCCTCATGACTCCTTATAGGGTCACCTTCGAGTCACCCCTGGAGCTCTCAGCCCAAG GGAAGCAGATGATCGAGACGTACTTTGACTTCCGGTTGTATCGCCTGTGGAAGAGCCGCCAGCACTCGAAGCTGCTGGACTTTGACGACGTCCTGTGA
- the NSMF gene encoding NMDA receptor synaptonuclear signaling and neuronal migration factor isoform X5: MWPGLQESISPSVLHSEGTCLCLGWGQQQGPPPPLQSHRCVWEAFLPVLDVGPWQGPKFGGGEDLPLRWLKDTEQERGLLQAPSPPWGGADRSPALLQRRQAGSSATWAWRLRANFRKHLRMVGSRRVKAQSSDLQSSHCTLDEAFEDLDWDTEKGLEAVACDTEGFVPPKVMLISSKVPKAEYIPTIIRRDDPSIIPILYDHEHATFEDILEEIERKLNVYHKGAKIWKMLIFCQGGPGHLYLLKNKVATFAKVEKEEDMIHFWKRLSRLMSKVNPEPNVIHIMGCYILGNPNGEKLFQNLRTLMTPYRVTFESPLELSAQGKQMIETYFDFRLYRLWKSRQHSKLLDFDDVL, from the exons ATGTGGCCCGGGCTGCAGGAAAGCATCTCACCCTCAGTCCTGCACTCCGAGGGCACGTGTCTCTGTCTGGGCTGGGGCCAGCAGCAAggcccccctcccccactccaaTCACACAGATGTGTCTGGGAAGCTTTTTTGCCCGTTTTGGATGTTGGGCCTTGGCAGGGTCCAAAGTTTGGTGGAGGAGAGGACCTGCCCCTGAGGTGGCTCAAGGACACAGAGCAGGAGAGGGGGCTCCTGCAGGCCCCCAGCCCGCCATGGGGTGGTGCAGACAGGAGCCCCGCTCTGCTGCAGCGCAGGCAGGCTGGATCCTCTGCCACATGGGCGTGGAGGCTCAGGGC GAACTTCCGCAAACACCTGCGCATGGTCGGCAGCCGGAGGGTGAAGGCCCAGA GCAGTGACCTGCAGAGCTCCCACTGCACGCTGGACGAGGCCTTCGAGGACCTGGACTGGGACACTGAGAAGGGCCTGGAGGCTGTGGCCTGCGACACCGAAGGCTTCGTGCCACCAAAGGTCATG CTCATTTCCTCCAAGGTGCCCAAGGCTGAGTACATCCCCACTATCATCCGCCGGGATGACCCCTCCATCATCCCCATCCTCTAC GACCATGAGCACGCAACCTTCGAGGACATCCTTG AGGAGATAGAGAGGAAGCTGAACGTCTACCACAAGGGAGCCAAGATCTGGAAAATGCTGATTTTCTGCCAG GGAGGTCCTGGACACCTCTATCTCCTCAAGAACAAGGTGGCCACCTTTGCCAaagtggagaaggaagaggacATGATTCA CTTCTGGAAGCGGCTGAGCCGCCTGATGAGCAAAGTGAACCCAGAGCCGAACGTCATCCACATCATGGGCTGCTACATTCTGGGGAACCCCAATGGAGAGAAG CTGTTCCAGAACCTCAGGACCCTCATGACTCCTTATAGGGTCACCTTCGAGTCACCCCTGGAGCTCTCAGCCCAAG GGAAGCAGATGATCGAGACGTACTTTGACTTCCGGTTGTATCGCCTGTGGAAGAGCCGCCAGCACTCGAAGCTGCTGGACTTTGACGACGTCCTGTGA
- the NSMF gene encoding NMDA receptor synaptonuclear signaling and neuronal migration factor isoform X2 — translation MGAAASRRRALRSEAMSSVAAKVRAARAFGEYLSQSHPENRNGADHLLADAYSGHDGSPEMQPAPQNKRRLSLVSNGCYEGSLSEEPSIRKPAGEGPQPRVYTISGEPALLPSPEAEAIELAVVKGRRQRHPHHHSQPLRASPGGSREDVSRPCQSWAGSRQGSKECPGCAQLAPGPTPRAFGLDQPPLPETSGRRKKLERMYSVDRVSDDIPIRTWFPKENLFSFQTATTTMQAISNFRKHLRMVGSRRVKAQSSDLQSSHCTLDEAFEDLDWDTEKGLEAVACDTEGFVPPKVMLISSKVPKAEYIPTIIRRDDPSIIPILYDHEHATFEDILEEIERKLNVYHKGAKIWKMLIFCQGGPGHLYLLKNKVATFAKVEKEEDMIHFWKRLSRLMSKVNPEPNVIHIMGCYILGNPNGEKLFQNLRTLMTPYRVTFESPLELSAQGKQMIETYFDFRLYRLWKSRQHSKLLDFDDVL, via the exons ATGGGCGCCGCCGCCTCCAGGAGGAGGGCGCTGAGGAGCGAGGCCATGTCCTCGGTGGCGGCCAAAGTGCG AGCAGCCCGAGCGTTTGGAGAGTACCTGTCCCAGAGTCACCCTGAGAACCGCAACGGCGCAG ATCACCTGCTGGCTGATGCCTACTCTGGCCACGACGGGTCCCCCGAGATGCAGCCGGCCCCCCAGAACAAGCGCCGCCTGTCCCTCGTCTCCAACGGCTGCTACGAGGGCAGCCTCTCAGAGGAGCCCAGCATTAGGAAGCCCGCAGGCGAGGGCCCTCAGCCTCGAGTGTACACCATCTCTGGGGAGCCTGCCCTGCTGCCCAGCCCTGAGGCGGAGGCCATTGAGCTGGCGGTGGTGAAGGGGCGGCGGCAGCGGCACCCTCACCATCACAGCCAGCCCCTGCGCGCCAGCCCTGGTGGCAGCCGGGAGGACGTCAGCAGGCCCTGCCAGAGCTGGGCGGGCAGCCGCCAGGGCTCCAAGGAGTGCCCCGGATGTGCCCAGCTGGCTCCTGGCCCCACCCCTCGGGCCTTTGGGCTGGACCAGCCACCTCTGCCTGAGACCTCCGGTCGCCGCAagaagctggagaggatgtaCAGCGTTGACCGTGTGTCTG ACGACATCCCTATTCGTACCTGGTTCCCCAAGGAAAATCTTTTCAGCTTCCAGACAGCAACCACAACTATGCAAGC CATCTC GAACTTCCGCAAACACCTGCGCATGGTCGGCAGCCGGAGGGTGAAGGCCCAGA GCAGTGACCTGCAGAGCTCCCACTGCACGCTGGACGAGGCCTTCGAGGACCTGGACTGGGACACTGAGAAGGGCCTGGAGGCTGTGGCCTGCGACACCGAAGGCTTCGTGCCACCAAAGGTCATG CTCATTTCCTCCAAGGTGCCCAAGGCTGAGTACATCCCCACTATCATCCGCCGGGATGACCCCTCCATCATCCCCATCCTCTAC GACCATGAGCACGCAACCTTCGAGGACATCCTTG AGGAGATAGAGAGGAAGCTGAACGTCTACCACAAGGGAGCCAAGATCTGGAAAATGCTGATTTTCTGCCAG GGAGGTCCTGGACACCTCTATCTCCTCAAGAACAAGGTGGCCACCTTTGCCAaagtggagaaggaagaggacATGATTCA CTTCTGGAAGCGGCTGAGCCGCCTGATGAGCAAAGTGAACCCAGAGCCGAACGTCATCCACATCATGGGCTGCTACATTCTGGGGAACCCCAATGGAGAGAAG CTGTTCCAGAACCTCAGGACCCTCATGACTCCTTATAGGGTCACCTTCGAGTCACCCCTGGAGCTCTCAGCCCAAG GGAAGCAGATGATCGAGACGTACTTTGACTTCCGGTTGTATCGCCTGTGGAAGAGCCGCCAGCACTCGAAGCTGCTGGACTTTGACGACGTCCTGTGA
- the NSMF gene encoding NMDA receptor synaptonuclear signaling and neuronal migration factor isoform b (isoform b is encoded by transcript variant 2) — MGAAASRRRALRSEAMSSVAAKVRAARAFGEYLSQSHPENRNGADHLLADAYSGHDGSPEMQPAPQNKRRLSLVSNGCYEGSLSEEPSIRKPAGEGPQPRVYTISGEPALLPSPEAEAIELAVVKGRRQRHPHHHSQPLRASPGGSREDVSRPCQSWAGSRQGSKECPGCAQLAPGPTPRAFGLDQPPLPETSGRRKKLERMYSVDRVSDDIPIRTWFPKENLFSFQTATTTMQAVFRGYAERKRRKRENDSASVIQRNFRKHLRMVGSRRVKAQTFAERRERSFSRSWSDPTPMKADTSHDSRDSSDLQSSHCTLDEAFEDLDWDTEKGLEAVACDTEGFVPPKVMLISSKVPKAEYIPTIIRRDDPSIIPILYDHEHATFEDILEEIERKLNVYHKGAKIWKMLIFCQGGPGHLYLLKNKVATFAKVEKEEDMIHFWKRLSRLMSKVNPEPNVIHIMGCYILGNPNGEKLFQNLRTLMTPYRVTFESPLELSAQGKQMIETYFDFRLYRLWKSRQHSKLLDFDDVL, encoded by the exons ATGGGCGCCGCCGCCTCCAGGAGGAGGGCGCTGAGGAGCGAGGCCATGTCCTCGGTGGCGGCCAAAGTGCG AGCAGCCCGAGCGTTTGGAGAGTACCTGTCCCAGAGTCACCCTGAGAACCGCAACGGCGCAG ATCACCTGCTGGCTGATGCCTACTCTGGCCACGACGGGTCCCCCGAGATGCAGCCGGCCCCCCAGAACAAGCGCCGCCTGTCCCTCGTCTCCAACGGCTGCTACGAGGGCAGCCTCTCAGAGGAGCCCAGCATTAGGAAGCCCGCAGGCGAGGGCCCTCAGCCTCGAGTGTACACCATCTCTGGGGAGCCTGCCCTGCTGCCCAGCCCTGAGGCGGAGGCCATTGAGCTGGCGGTGGTGAAGGGGCGGCGGCAGCGGCACCCTCACCATCACAGCCAGCCCCTGCGCGCCAGCCCTGGTGGCAGCCGGGAGGACGTCAGCAGGCCCTGCCAGAGCTGGGCGGGCAGCCGCCAGGGCTCCAAGGAGTGCCCCGGATGTGCCCAGCTGGCTCCTGGCCCCACCCCTCGGGCCTTTGGGCTGGACCAGCCACCTCTGCCTGAGACCTCCGGTCGCCGCAagaagctggagaggatgtaCAGCGTTGACCGTGTGTCTG ACGACATCCCTATTCGTACCTGGTTCCCCAAGGAAAATCTTTTCAGCTTCCAGACAGCAACCACAACTATGCAAGC GGTGTTCAGGGGCTACGCGGAGAGGAAGCGCCGGAAACGGGAGAATGATTCCGCGTCTGTAATCCAGAG GAACTTCCGCAAACACCTGCGCATGGTCGGCAGCCGGAGGGTGAAGGCCCAGA CGTTCGCTGAGCGGCGCGAGCGGAGCTTCAGCCGGTCCTGGAGCGACCCCACCCCCATGAAAGCCGACACTTCCCACGACTCCCGAGACA GCAGTGACCTGCAGAGCTCCCACTGCACGCTGGACGAGGCCTTCGAGGACCTGGACTGGGACACTGAGAAGGGCCTGGAGGCTGTGGCCTGCGACACCGAAGGCTTCGTGCCACCAAAGGTCATG CTCATTTCCTCCAAGGTGCCCAAGGCTGAGTACATCCCCACTATCATCCGCCGGGATGACCCCTCCATCATCCCCATCCTCTAC GACCATGAGCACGCAACCTTCGAGGACATCCTTG AGGAGATAGAGAGGAAGCTGAACGTCTACCACAAGGGAGCCAAGATCTGGAAAATGCTGATTTTCTGCCAG GGAGGTCCTGGACACCTCTATCTCCTCAAGAACAAGGTGGCCACCTTTGCCAaagtggagaaggaagaggacATGATTCA CTTCTGGAAGCGGCTGAGCCGCCTGATGAGCAAAGTGAACCCAGAGCCGAACGTCATCCACATCATGGGCTGCTACATTCTGGGGAACCCCAATGGAGAGAAG CTGTTCCAGAACCTCAGGACCCTCATGACTCCTTATAGGGTCACCTTCGAGTCACCCCTGGAGCTCTCAGCCCAAG GGAAGCAGATGATCGAGACGTACTTTGACTTCCGGTTGTATCGCCTGTGGAAGAGCCGCCAGCACTCGAAGCTGCTGGACTTTGACGACGTCCTGTGA